The DNA region AATGAGTGCGATTAGTGTGCGGCCAGCGCCGCGGTCCGCTTCGACGGTGGCTTGACGGACTTCGCCGCCGCGGGCTGCACCGGCGCGCCGTCCCAGCCGCCGGCCGGGGCCGGCACGTTGACTGCATCGCTCGGCTGCGGCTCGGGGGTAAAGGTCTGGATCGCAAGCTTCGCTGCGGCCAGCGACTGCGGGTCGAGGCGCTTGGCGATATCGTCGCGCTTGTGGCCGGCGTCGGCGTCGCCCTGTGCAGCCGCGAGGCTGAACCACTTGAACGACTCGGCGAGGTTCTGTTCGACCCCGATGCCGCGGGCATAGAGGATGCCGAGGTTGACCTGGCTGTCGGCGACGCCGCGATCGGCCGCCTTGCGGAACCATTGCGCGGCGCTCTTGTAATCGGCGCCCTTGCCGCCGCCATCGGCGTCGAGCACCGCGAGATTGTGCATCGCCTTGGCATTGCCGCGCTCCGCAGCCTGCACGTAATAGCGCCGTGCGACATCGAAATCGCGCTTCACGCTCAGACCCTTCTCGTAGAACGTGCCGAGCCGGAACATCGCGGGCACCACGCCGGCCTGTGCCGCGCGGCCATACCATTTGGCAGCTTCGTCGACATTGGCGGGCACGCCCTTGCCTTCGGCAAAGCGGACGCCGACCTCATAGGCCGCGGCCGCATCGCCCCTGATCGCGGCCGTGCGCAGCGCCGGACCGCCGATCGCGTCGGGCAGCTTCTCGCCCGCCGGAATTTGGACCATGGCAAGCTTGCCGCCGAGCGGCGGTGCGGTCGGAATCGTGCCGGTGATATCACTGGCGGCGGCGATCGGTGCCGCAGCCGGCTCCGGCGCCGCGACGGGCGCGGGCGCTTGAGGGATCGTCACCTGCGCGCTGTCGAGCGTGTTAGGCGCGGCCGTATTGTTGGACTGGCGGCCGAGCGGCGTCGGCGAGGTCATCGACGGCCCGGGCGTGCCGGACGGCGCAGCCGGCGTTGGGACGACAGAGTTCTCGGCAGGCAGCTGCACGGGCGGCGCGGCCGGCTCGCTGTGCTCGATCGCCGGCGTCTGCGGCGCGGAGCTGGTATCGAGCAGGTTCATCGCCATCTTGGCGGTCGAGAGCAGGATCACGACCACGCTCGCGCCGACCAGCAGCGATCGGATCTTGGAGGTGATGGTCGAAGGCTGGGCCTCCGGCGCGCCAGTCGCCGCCGCACCAGTCGCGGGCACGCCGGCCTTGCCGGCAGCGGCCTTCGCAGCCTTGTCGGCCTTCTCCTTGGCCTTGGCGGCGGCCTTGCTCGCGGCGCGCGCGGCCTTGTCGTTGACGGGCTGTGCGGCGGCGGCCTGCGCGGCGCGGCGCGCGGCGGCGATGAAGCTCGAGGTCGAGACCGGCTCCTTCTTGCCGGCGGGTAGATCGCTGATCGCGCGTTCGGAATCCGCGATCCGCTCCGACGGCGACGACGCGCGGCCCGTAGGGCGCGTGCCCGGCTCGAGCGGATGATCCGGCGGCAGATCCGGCGCGATCGCGGCGCGCGCGGAGGCGGCATGCGGCTCGAGGATCTCGCTGATCGCGCGCGGCGGCAGCGGCGGCGGCGCGGTCTCGACCGGCTGCGCGGCATGGAATTCGCGCGGCGCGGACATGAAGTGCTCCTGCGCCAGCGCAGGATTGGGCAATTCGGGCCTGTACGATTCAGGCCGGTACGATTCAGGCTTATATGATTCAGCCTTGTATGATTCAGGCTGCGCGGTCGGCTGCGGCATCGCCGCGCGCGGCATCTCCATCCGCGGTGCTTCCATCCGCGGTTCGGCATAAGCAGGGGCGGGCGGAGCCGGCGGCGCGGTGCGGACCGCGCGCAGATCGTTCTCGATCATCGCCAGCCGATCGACGACATGGCCGAGCGTGTTGTGAACGGTCTCCAGCGAATCCTGGGTGCGGCGATCGGTCTCCGACTGGCTGAAGCGGATGTCGGACAGTTCGCGCTTCACCAGGTCGACGATGCCGCTGTCCATCATCGGCTGCGGCGAGGAGCTGCTGACGTTGTTGCGGGTGGCGTCGGCGAGCGAGGCGATATGGGCGTGCTGCGCCTCGAGGTGCCGCATGATGTCATGCAGCCCTTCCTCGACCCGGCCGAGGTTGCCGGAGCGCTGGTCGGCGGACTCCAGGCGTTCGAGCAGATACGAGACGCGCTGCTCGAGATGGGTGAACGCCGACGAGCTGTCGTTGCCGACCTGCAGGCGGTCGATCCGCTCCGACAGCGAGCGCAGGGCGCCCTCGATGGCGTCGGTATTGTCGTAGCCAGCGACCGGCCGCTCGCGGGTCTCCAGCGTCGACGCCAATGCGGCGATGCGCTGCTCGATTCCGGCGAAGGCATCGACGTGGGACTCGGCGCGCGACATCTGCGACAGCTGGTCGACCTTCGCGGCCAGCGCATGCACGTCCCCGGAGAGCTGCAGCAGCGCGTCGTTGGAGGCGACGTTGGAGACGATGGCGCGCAGCGCGGCGATCGCGCTCTCGAGCTGATGCACCGTCGACGGATCGTCGTTGGCGCGCAGGATCATGTCGAGCTTGGCGCCGAGATTGCGGATCGCCTCGTCATAGCCGGTGAGCTGCTCGGCGGGCGTCAGCGTGCGCAGCGCCTCGCGGATTTCCGCCAGCGCGCGTTCGATGCCGGTAATCACCTGGACCTGGCCGTTGCTGCTGTCCTGGCGGATCTCGTCGATCCGGTGATGCAGCGAACGGATCTCGTTCTCGATCGATTCGATCGCGCGGCGCGGCATCGCCTCGGTGATCGCCTGGCGGATTTCGGCAAGCTCGCCGCGGAAGGCCGCGATCGATTGCTCGATATGATCGGGCCGCTGCAGCGCCTCGATCTGGCTCGTGATCTTGAGCAGGTGCCGCTCGAGCGAGGAGAAATCGGGCCCGGCCGGCGCAGCCGGCGGCGGCGCATAGGCGGCCATCGGCGGAGCCGCTTGCAGCATCGGCTGAGCGTTGCGCGGCGGCATCTGCCGTTGCGCTGATCCGTCGAGCTCGTTCTGACGTGCGGCGATCTCCGCGATCGCGGAATCGAACGACGCCGGGCTGAGCGGCGGCGAGGGGCGGTAGACCTGGGCTGCGGCGCGCTCGACCGCTTCCGCCTGGCGCAGCCTTTCCTCCAGTTGCCGGTCCTGCATCTGCGGCTCCCGCTGCATCTGCGCTTCACGCATCGGCTGGGGTTGCGGCTCGCGCGTGGGCTGCGGTCGCGAAATCTGCGACAGCCGCGCATCGAGGCGCGAAATCGCGTCGTTCAGCTGCCGTGCGACGGCGGGCTGGCCGCGCGGCACTTCGGCGCGCACGGCTTCGGCGCGCGACATTGGCTTTGCAATCTGTTCGATCTGGCGGGTGATCGCGTCGAGCCGCTGATGGATATCGGCGACCTCGCGGCTTTCCCGGCTCGGCATCGGCTGCCGTTGCTCGGGCGCCGTCCGCCAATCCGGCGGGCTCGGCTCGCCGACGGTGGAATTGAGCCAGTCGTTCAGCGACATGCCGGCGCGGCGCGCAGCCGCCTCGGCCCTGTCGCGGACGGAGGGATCGATGCCGTCAACACTCCACGATACGCGCGAATTCATGATTCCGTCCGGTCCCGACTCCGGCGCTACACCTTGCGCCCGCAGCCTCCCCGCGCATTCCCGTTAAGAGACAATCGAATTCTGCGCTGGTCGTCTGCTTCAGCTGCTGACTTTTTCCCGTCACGGTAAATAACGGGTTAAGGAATGCGGCCGGCGGGCCTTAAAGTTAGGGAATCCGGGAACCTGTTGCGCCGGATCAGGACACGCCTATCGCTTTCCGGCAAAGCGGATTCCGCGTCGCGTGCCGGCATGCGCAAAGCATGACCTGAGATTTGTTTCTAGCCGTTGCCTTCGCGCTTGCCGTCGTCGAGCGACAGCACATTGCCGCGACCGGACATCGCCGAGAGCGCGTCGAGCGCCTCCTCGCACCACTCCACCACCATGTGCTCATGGCGCATCCCGAGGCGCAGACTGAGCATCTTGCCGACATCGGCCGGCGGCGCGGTGCCGTCGGGGAAGCGCTTGTTGAGCAGACGCTCGTAGCGCTCGTAGCGGTCGCGATGATGCTCCAGCCGCGCCATCAGGTCGGTGCGCAGCGGCTCGATGTCGACGCAGTCGAGCGCATAGAGCCGGACCAGCAGGTCGTCCTTGATCGAGGGCGGAACGCTCGGCCGCGCCGCCCAGTGCTTCAACGCCGCGCGGCCCTCGGCCGTCAGCGTATAGACCAGCTTGTTCGGCTTGCCGGATTGCACCACCTCGCGGGCCTGGACGTGGCCCTTGTCGCGCAGGCGAGAGAGCTCGCGGTAGATCTGCTGATGGTCGGCCTTCCAGAAGAAGCCGATCGAGGCGTCGAACGTCTTGGCGAGCTCATAGCCCGTCATCGGACGTTCCGTGAGGCATGCGAGGATTGCGTCACCGAGTGCCAACGCCCACCTCCATCTCAGTTCCCAGGAAGACCATTCTGAAGTTCGCTTGACTTTATGCGTTACTGTGCATATGCGTCAATATGCATATGGTGATCGGCGTGCCGCCTTGTCGCGCGCGGCCGATGTTCAGGCCTCTCAACCCCCTGCCGCAGGAGACGTCCGAATGAGCAAGCCGGGCCTCGACAAGTGGTACGCCTACATGAAGTCCCACGACACCGTCGCTCTGTGGGATCTGCTGCAT from Bradyrhizobium sp. B124 includes:
- a CDS encoding PadR family transcriptional regulator, which codes for MALGDAILACLTERPMTGYELAKTFDASIGFFWKADHQQIYRELSRLRDKGHVQAREVVQSGKPNKLVYTLTAEGRAALKHWAARPSVPPSIKDDLLVRLYALDCVDIEPLRTDLMARLEHHRDRYERYERLLNKRFPDGTAPPADVGKMLSLRLGMRHEHMVVEWCEEALDALSAMSGRGNVLSLDDGKREGNG